The Lycium ferocissimum isolate CSIRO_LF1 chromosome 1, AGI_CSIRO_Lferr_CH_V1, whole genome shotgun sequence genome includes a region encoding these proteins:
- the LOC132048142 gene encoding thiamine pyrophosphokinase 2 isoform X1, which yields MGLISHHSSTFLLPNLPTDNGPSLTYALVILNQRLPRCTPLLWKHAQVHICADGGANRVFDELPGFFPHEEPSDIRKRYKPYAIKGDMDSIRTEVLEYYRGLGTKIIDESQDQDTTDLHKCVAYIRDLLNPEHPNLCILVTGALGGRFDHEMGNINVICRFPSMRIILLSDDCLIQLLPSTHHHEILIQSSVEGPHCGLIPIGMGAGSTTTTGLKWNLDNTEMRFGGLVSTSNIVKEDIVTVQSDSDLLWTISIKKE from the exons ATGGGGTTGATATCTCATCATTCTTCTACCTTCCTCCTCCCAAATCTTCCCACCGACAACGGACCTTCTCTAACGTACGCACTTGTCATCCTTAACCAACGCCTCCCTCGTTGCACTCCTCTGCTTTGGAAACACG CACAGGTTCATATTTGTGCTGATGGTGGTGCAAATAGGGTGTTTGATGAATTGCCTGGTTTCTTTCCTCATGAGGAGCCTTCTGATATTCGTAAAAg GTACAAGCCATATGCTATAAAAGGAGACATGGATTCAATCAGAACTgaagttcttgaatattataGAGGCCTG GGGACCAAGATAATTGATGAATCTCAGGATCAAGATACTACAGATCTTCATAAATGCGTTGCATATATTCGCGACTTACTAAACCCGGAACATCCAAAT TTATGTATCCTAGTCACTGGAGCACTTGGTGGAAGGTTTGACCATGAGATGGGAAATATTAATGTCATATGTCGTTTCCCGTCCATGCGGATCATTCTTCTCTCTGATGATTGCCTTATCCAACTTCTTCCGAGTACACATCATCACGAAATTCTAATACAGTCCTCAGTTGAGGGCCCACACTGCGGACTTATACCCATTGGAATGGGTGCCGGAAGCACCACTACTACAGGTCTCAAATGGAATCTGG ATAATACAGAAATGAGATTTGGTGGTTTAGTCAGTACATCAAATATTGTCAAAGAGGACATAGTAACGGTGCAGTCTGATTCTGACCTCCTATGGACAATTTCAATCAAAAAAGAATGA
- the LOC132048142 gene encoding thiamine pyrophosphokinase 1 isoform X2 yields MDSIRTEVLEYYRGLGTKIIDESQDQDTTDLHKCVAYIRDLLNPEHPNLCILVTGALGGRFDHEMGNINVICRFPSMRIILLSDDCLIQLLPSTHHHEILIQSSVEGPHCGLIPIGMGAGSTTTTGLKWNLDNTEMRFGGLVSTSNIVKEDIVTVQSDSDLLWTISIKKE; encoded by the exons ATGGATTCAATCAGAACTgaagttcttgaatattataGAGGCCTG GGGACCAAGATAATTGATGAATCTCAGGATCAAGATACTACAGATCTTCATAAATGCGTTGCATATATTCGCGACTTACTAAACCCGGAACATCCAAAT TTATGTATCCTAGTCACTGGAGCACTTGGTGGAAGGTTTGACCATGAGATGGGAAATATTAATGTCATATGTCGTTTCCCGTCCATGCGGATCATTCTTCTCTCTGATGATTGCCTTATCCAACTTCTTCCGAGTACACATCATCACGAAATTCTAATACAGTCCTCAGTTGAGGGCCCACACTGCGGACTTATACCCATTGGAATGGGTGCCGGAAGCACCACTACTACAGGTCTCAAATGGAATCTGG ATAATACAGAAATGAGATTTGGTGGTTTAGTCAGTACATCAAATATTGTCAAAGAGGACATAGTAACGGTGCAGTCTGATTCTGACCTCCTATGGACAATTTCAATCAAAAAAGAATGA